In the genome of Megalops cyprinoides isolate fMegCyp1 chromosome 18, fMegCyp1.pri, whole genome shotgun sequence, the window CATAGCGGATGTCGTCCCTGTTGACGCTCCTCTTCCTTTTTGCTTTGAGCCATGCCCAGGTCATCTTCAAGTACCAAATTGCATGGAGTTTGTAGCAAAGGACCCCGGAGATGAAGAAGAACAAAAAGACCAGGGTGCAGAGGACGGACACCGCCACCACCATGTGACACTCGAAGGCAGAGAGGTGTGTGTCTCCAACCTGCTGTCCCCTCAAAGCAGTTGGAGAGTCGCATTGGTAACTCTCGGGACCGTCTCGCAGCCTGACCAGCTGTCCCACCTCCAGCTGAAAGAACGCCACAAACCCACACGAGCACACAAACTTGTTGTGACCAGCCTCCAGTTCTTGCAGCTTCTTGTAATCCATCAGATCGCTCTTGCCGAACATGCTGAGCATGTTCCTCTGAACCAGCAACACCTCCAGGCTCGGGAGGAAAATTCCTGGTGGCAATTTCTTGAACTTGTTGCCTGATATGCGGAGCTCTATTAGGTTTGGCAGATTTAAATTGAACTCTGTCAGGTCGTTGTCATTTAAATCCAGGATGTGCAAGCTGGGTGGGACACAGGGCGTTATTCTTCGCAACTTTGTTGTGGACAGGTTTAGATATTGTAGGCTGGAAGGCCAAGCACACTGCGCGGGCATGtcagaaaaatcattttcactcaAATCCAGGGATGTCAACTGGTTTAGGTTGGTGAACAGTGTGCTCATAAGGGCAAGAGAACTGAGAGAGTTCCTGCTTAGATTGAGAGACCTGAGATGTTGAAGGGTTCCTTCCCCATTGCAAAAGGACTCTTTTGTGGCCAGGTCAGTGAGCAAGTTCCCACTGAAGTCCAGATACTCCAGCTTTTTTAAGAGTTTGGAGGTTGGGCAAGGCATGAGAAAGACATTGCTGTTGATGATCGACACGCTTTTGGGGAACTGAAGAACATTTTGAAGAAACGCGAGACTGCTAAAGGCGTAGAAATCTCTGATTGCCACATTCTTAATGTACAACGTCTCCATCTTGTCAGGATGCGTGGCACTAGCGTTTGTCCAAAAGCCATGTCCAACAAGCTGTGAATCCTCTACACCTAAGAAAGACACCTCTGACCTGTCCATTATCCTCATGACGTTAACAATACCGCTGTCCGTCACCGATACATTCCGAAAAATCACCCTTCTTACTGCCTTCTGTTTGAGCTCCACTATTGGCTGGGTTGAGCGTTCATCGGCTAGCGTTACGTCTGTCAAAATCAAAAGAGTTTCTGGGTTAGAGACGTCCCTCAGGATCTTTGACGCGAGAGCAGGATAGCTATGGAAGGGGCCATAAAGGCTGAGGGTGACTGTGCCGATGGGTCCGACTGACCCTAGACTCCCGTCCTCATAACTCTGTAGGCCACTACCGTGCAGCACCATCTCATCCAGGCCGCGCAGCCCGACGAGGTCGCTCCTACCCATGGAGCGAAACGAGCGGTTCCCCAACCGCAGGCTCCTCAACCTCGACAACTGCCGGAAAAGGAAACCCGACCCCAACGACGTGTACAAGTTGCCCAGTAGGTTCAGCCGCTTCAGGGAGAGAAGCTGGTCGAACCAAGGCCAGGATAAACTGGCGAGAAAGTTGTAGGAGAGGTCAAGGCTTTCCAGGTTCGCAAGAGAAGCGAACGTTCTGTTGTGAATCGTTCGAATCCTGTTATTCTGCAGGTACAGGGTTTTCAGCTGTGCGTACTCCTGCAGGTCATCCTCCTTGAGAACCTCGATTTGGTTGTGAGAGAGGTTGAGTCCCTGAACGTTCTCAGGTATGCTGGGAACTTGAACTAGGTTTTGATCAGAGCAGTCGCAAAATAAATGCTTGTcgcattgtgtgcatttttttctttcccactCCGCACTGTGGCTTGGaagaagacacagaaaaaagaggCTGGACAGAGGAAGCACCAGGACCTTCATTTTGGAGAATAACCTGCTGAGGAGAgcatttttagtttttgaaaAGAGCACTTTGAAACCTGGGCAAATTTCAAGCTATACAATTTACATTAGTTGTGGAACCATACAGTGTCTCTAAAGTTAAAACTTCTTTATATAAAAATTTTAATGCTCCATACagttcatttttactttatcaAGATGGTCCCTTTCAACATTTTCCCCCCACCAGAAatcctgctctctgtgtgaagtAAATCTCAAAGGGTGAGAACCAGACGGGTGTACGTGACATTTTATactaaaatatttatcaaatgaAAGCCATTAATTATTGGAAAGGCCCAAAAGGAGACATCTGAAATCACTAACTCTACTGAATTAATTGAGAAAACAGGCAGGCCTCAATGGCAGATTTTTGGTTCAGTTTATTGCCAGAGGGACACAATTGCACACACCCTCTTTTGGCACGGATCGTGGCGTTGTGGGTTGAGCGATTTGGCAGCAGTTAGGGAGAAGTGACTGACAGGAATGAAAAGTAAACAGTTTGCACAAAAGACTATTTAAGACCAGAGAAGGCTTCCTCTAATGGAGGAACCAAAACTTTCAAAGCCAACTTGAGGATCAGTGTTGGAAGGTACTGAAAAAGAATCAAAAGATCgatttaaatcagattttgtCATGCATACGATGTACTGCCATTATTTGGGGTCATCCTCGGTTTAAATCATAGTTGCATTCttttcttacattacatttacttttttttttttgcttagctgatgctcttatcgagagcgatttacatagcttaaaatttgacatgttatccatttatccagctggatatttactaagccATTTCAGATATTTAGCCCATGAGTACAACAAGAACAATCCACCAAACTAATAAGTATGACATATGCTAGTGGGCATACCACAGTGTAAATTTCTCCTGCCTGATCACAGATGCTAAAAGCATGGTAAGTACTTGAGTGGGAGACCTCCTGGTGGTTTCTCATTCAGGGGAGACACGATCATGTGAGAGATTTATCAAGCAATCAGAGAGGCCAGTCTTCAGCAGGTAAGGGACTGCATGATAAGACCAGAAGTGTGCAATTAGCCAATCATAATCGTCTTTCTCCAATCATCTCTGGAACACACATCAGTCGAGGAAGCACACAATAGAGGAGTCGGTCATGAAGATAGCTTATAGCTGTGTTATATGCAGTTGATTAGACTGCCAAAAAGGCAGCAAATGACAGGGATGAACTGCAGAAAACTTCTTGCTAATTCTTCTTGCTACTTCTTATATACAATGGATATCAAAGTGTTTGCCTTAAAGGTACAAATCAAAAACTGTTTCTTGTGGGTATAAATGTGAATAaccaggagaggcagaagagtTTAACATTTTGGGATAATGGCTAATTACACAAGACTACAGTTACTCTCCAGAAGGATGGAAGATGACAGCTTGTCAGAACTTCATCTTGAAAATCCTCAAAATTTCTGAGAGATGATTTGAACACACTTACAAACATTGTACCAGAATGCCAAATCCTATATCAAAAAGAAAACGTACCCTGTGGAACAGAATACCAGAGATAAACAAGGAGAAATGAAGAGAGTATATTGATTCCAGCTAGAACACCAAATCTCATCACTGCAGGAAAGCCACAGGCAAGAGGCCCCTTGTGGGAACTTAACGTCTTAGACGGATGTACAGGGGGTattgaaaaataagaaaaaagcacagaaaatcaGAGAGGCCCTGCTCAGACATGTGTTTGACGCTAGTTTAACTTGGCTTCCCATGTTCCACCAGAGGTTATCAGTCCACAGCACTTGCCTGTCTATACCAATGGCTCCCTGGAATCAGTTCCCTGAAGAAGAGGAACTAATTTTCTCATGGTTCAAAAGGAAATGACCATATGAGGAACTCTGCAAGTCTTTGttgaaaaaacagaatgtaCAGAAGTATGCTCAAAATTAGTAATACGAGTAAAGGCACtgataaaagaaaacatcaatGGAACTTGAAAGTGAAAACTCATCAACTAGTAGATGCAGAAGTTAATGGTTAACGTAATGATAATTTATGCTGTTAATAATAAactaatataatacaatgtGGAAAATGAGAACTTCACATCTTTGTATGCAGGGCACAAGaagaaatgcattaataaattgagaaaacaaacacattaatatgTATTGTCTTTAATTGGTTTATGCTTGGAGTCAGTGTAATATAATTTTCCTTAAGTCAGATAACATATCCTTTCTGCTTTTAGTTAAAATTATATCCTTAATAAAATCATATCTGCCTGTCCTCACTTCCATAATAAAATAGCTTAAAGATGTTGTCAGGCATTGTGCAATATTTTAGCTCAGCTTTGGATGTTTCGAAGTTTTcgtaaacatgcattttatacaatgtgtaaaaattgatTCTAGCGGAGTCATTTTTAACTAATaagaaaacacatatttatattttcaatataagaccggaaaatgaataaaaagatttgcttttgtttcctaaagttcagaaaatgtcagttttgGCCCTCTGGTTCTCAGACCTCAATTTAGTAAGTTTAAGAAGAAACCAAGACTAAATCTAATcgtaattaaaactgaaatacattaaaacaaacccACGCTACAATGTTCATCGGAGCAAATCTGTTACCTTTTCAGGGTGAACCCCCTGGTGCCGCTGGTCAGTTGCGCCGATTCTCTTTGCCGAGCAAATGAGGAAGCTAGCACTGATTAAGGCGCACACCGGATGCTGGGGGGAGAACCAGTCCAGGAAGTGGGGACTTCAACATTGACATAAAATTGCCTTAATGAGACATGTCATGCGACCATTTTGTGCATCTGAGCGAGAAATAACCGTTCAAGGGTAGCATTCACATCATGCTAAAGTGAACAGTTCTTCCTTATTGCAGCGTTCATAAAGCTTTCTGAAATTCAATTCAAGCATTTTTCAAGGTGCACTGCAGTGGCATCGTTAGGCCTGGGTGTCCAAGGCTACAGCCCCAAATGTTTTACGAATAGCCCCGGATCTCAATAAAaactttttgttaaaaaaaaacaaaaaaaaaacagcagatataCTTCACACTACTTGGAACATGCGCATTTTGTGtgggcatgagagagagaaagagagagagagagagaatgcaacAGGGCTTGTCATTGTTGGAATCTggtggtagctagctagctaattcactAAGGCAAGACTTGCGATGGATATAAGAAGCTTTAAGTTGAATGAGAACTCAGATTGcactcattttgtttattttgatttcatattgTGAAAGCCAGCCTACGCACCTGACCGGAACCTTTTGGTATGGCACAGTGTCTCACtcatattcattttactctgaaataacttgaaaatggTGCAATTATCAGGTGAAAATCTAAAGATTTTTGGGCTGGGCTAAGCCCTCAACGTTTCAAGATCCTAACAACGCCTATGGTGCACTGTCAGGTCTTTTCCAGCATCTCTCAGCTGTGGTATGCTAAGcctaaaaacacaattttcagcAATGAACAAAATGTGCGAACTGATCATGACTCATCCCATGTCAAATAATCTAAGGGGAAGAAGTTTCAACGCCAATCTCAGAACTGTCTCTCATTGTATCACATGGTATGAGGTGATGAAAGGTGACGAAAGAATTGTCCCcgcaactgtttttttttttttttttttgtgtgaaaatgtttaatggtTGCAAAGATAGAAGTGTATTTTGGTAAAGTCAACCATCTTTGTTTCTAATGTCTCCTgtgaaaaattatttcaaaactgTGACTCATATTTGGACTTGGCTTGGTTCTAATATTTAAGGGGCCCGGAAATCCAAATCAACAGCCAAAAGCCAATTTTAAGACCCTAAAGCCCATAATAGCATTTAATTGAAAAGCATAAAATGTAACTTCTCTACGTCTGACAAGTAGTATGAAGCTGTGCTCCTCAAATTAAACTCTAAAGACCCAGCAGATTGTTTGGATCCAAAACTGTGATGGTTATTTTTTCCCTAAACCTAAACATTAGGTTTATTGTGTCTTTTGAATGACCAACTCCAGGCAGCACCATCAAGTGGACAAACCTGGTTACAACAGAAATTGATGTTTTCAAAGAATGACACCACACAATAAATGCAtctgagaagagaaaaaaaagacttaagcATCACAGGGATTTCTTTACATGTCATTGTTGAGAATAATACTGAGGTATGAATTTTGTAATAATGACATACCAGAAGAAAAAGTGAGTGAGCAGTCCTTGTGGCATGGCATGAAGAATTCATTAACACTTTTTCACCGTTTCACAATTTGTAATATTCCCATCCAAtacatatcattttcattttaatatatacCTATTATAAAGGCTATATACAGTAACACTGTTCAGCCATGTCACTCTTTTGCATAAACACAGCAATAAGTCGATTGAACTTGTGGAAGCtgcagatttgtgtgtgtgcacaggctACCTCGAACACACACCTTAAACTGCTGATATGTAGATATCTTGGTACAACATCATCATTGCATCAACCCTAATGAATATGTTGAACCACACTAGCTAGTGACTTGGTTGGACACCAGCTACAAGGTACAAGGTACACAAGCTACTTCATCACATCACTTACCTTTCGTAGGGCTAGAAACTGCAGACTCTCCCATGGTGGTCCCATAGTTTACAGAGTCTGCAGTAAGCTGTTTGCAGATTTGGGATCGTTTTATACAAAACTTGGATATTGTGTACTTGAGCCAAGTATGATCCAAATAACAGCCTCCAGATAATTATCTCACCTTCACTGGGCCACACAGTCCACATCAAACAGATCAGAGTGGCGCCACCTCACTTGTGTCAGTCAATCAATTATGACGCTCCAGTGTATTCATTTCTCACTGAATGTTCAGTCATTCAGGAGACTGCTGACTTCTAATTACAATGAATTACTAAATCCAAGCACTTGGATTTAGTAATTGGATTTACCTTACTCACAATCCAAGCATCTAGCCAACCTTGAAATCTCATTAAAATTCAAGCATATTGAAGGACTTCAAGCACCTACAGGAAATATTAATTTCAGTCACACCTTCTCAACTCACCACTTGACCTCAATGACCTGGAATTGATCAGATCTTGCTTGCAGGAGTCCCTAAAGCACATCAAACTATGGCTGGCTATGTGAAATCTCCACAGTGCAGATCCACCTGTCAACTGCAAGTCGGAAATTAAATACCGACGCATATCACCCTATTCTCATtctttaaacaaatgaaaatcgCAGATTAATGAAGAAATTCAATGGATGTTCCAAGAGCTTGCTCAGTAAATCCGAAGCTCTTGGTGTTCTCCCAAAGTTGGATGTCCCGTGAAAACCACAGGAGATGTTCCGACATTTCAAGATTTCTGGGAATTTAACCGACGTTTGACGATGCCATTTATTAAAAGGTGCAGACACCACTAATGGAAAATTCAAATGGGATGTTCACTTGTGGATTTGTTTTAGTGGGCTGCTTGTTCTGAAGTTATTAAATGGGAGGGAATGGGATACTtgtaaacaaatgaagaaaatgagtGAGTGAAGAATTGCCTTGACTGGACAGTCATTTCCTAATTATCCACGGATATCAAATGAAAACCATCACTGGGAAAATCAAACAGATTTCAAGAGTCTAGTTATACTGCCGTTTCCAATTTACCCTGACCCAAGCCGGAGTATTGCAGAGACCAGTTCTTCCAGTACCTGCGTGGAATATTTGAGTGTGCAATTTTTAACTCAATCTGGAAAATTTTGCCATTCTCTCCATTGTTCTGTACTGCAGAAACCTATTTCCCAACCCATCTTCTGTCACAAACAGTGCACAAGTTCATTTGTACAACTAAATCCTTTAGACAGATGATGAAAAAGCAACATCCTCAAGTATAAAACCATTTATTTTCCTAGTCAAATCTGCAAAACATCTagaaaaatattcaaagaatACTGAACTTTTCACAACATTGAACTTTCGGGGTGTTTAaatgggggggtgagggggtaaataaaaaataaaaacatatattcacatttattttcttttattgatAAAAGCACATTCTGGTTACACGTCGCCATAGTAACCGGAGTCGCTGGAGAGCTGGGAATTTGAGCTGCGGttcgaggaggaggaggaggagttccAAATGTCCAGGTTCATGTGGGGGCCGAAGGGGTTGAAGGTGGAGTACTGCTTCTGCCGGCAGCTGCCCCCGGGCTCCCGGCTGAAGGGGGCCTGTGGGGACGGGGGTACGGGGCGGTCCggctggaagtggctctggtACGGCTCGCTCTGGGGGGTCCAGATGGAGCCGAACAGGCTGGACATGGGGGAGAGGCTGCGGGTGCCGAAGtatggctgggggggggggggtggggggggaagaGACACAGCACAAGAGGACATGACCCTTCTGTCCCATCCGGCCTGGATTCAACCCCACCATACCACCACCCTCAACTCTGAGTGACTGCTTTGAGTGCTACCATCTATTACTACCACAGTGTTTTCCACTAACCCCAGTCAACACCCACTTAAAACCTTTAGTTAAATGCAAAGAGAAACTGGAGTGTGGCATGAGTCACCCCCAGTCCCAGTGACTTCAAAGGACATGAAGCGCTACTCGAGACCAGTATGCAAAAACTATTTCCGTTGATGACACTCGTTCTCCTTGGGCCACGACATCAGCTGCATCGCATGAAAAAGGGGAAACTCAACTGAACCGATAACTCAGAGCTGTACTTCCATTTTTTACCTATGCAAAGTTTCAATATGAGACGAACAGTAACTTCAAATTCCCTTTACCGCAATGGCCGCATATCCTTGTGTCAAAcacaagacagaaaataaaaacctttccGCATTTTAATCTAAATGTAATGACAAAGGCTAATTTTACTCCTCGCGGGGAACGAAGAAAAGTCCTCAATGATGACTGGGCCAGTAACTCAAAGCTGAAAGCAGTATGATCAATTGTATGGTATGGATTTTGTCTTAAATCCAAAATTGGCCGCTCATTTTTAACTGATCCCATACAGAATGTTTGTGCCATCCTTAATCTTGGGGATGCAAATGACCCATGTGGAGGTGGATCCAACAGGTTTGGCCCGATTACAGAATAAAACTGATGGTGGAGTGGGGTGGGTATGGGTGGTTGGGGTGGTATGGAATGAAAGAAAACTTTGCGTTTTGATAACATGAcgttcattttcactttcattacaTGTGTGCTGAATAATTTACTGaataatttgtgtattttcatatgGCACACAAAATAAGGCTGCCTTCCATAGGGGGTGGagttagaaaataaaactgttcgGGAGGAacaaaaattcacagaaaaaaaatgcacaaatcattacctttttaaagaaatgaatttCACAGTGCGCCGCGGCATGGGATAAGAACTCTGGGCTGGAAGAACGTCAGCCAGGCTAGTAGATTTCAGTCTGTGAGCCTGGCTGACCAGTGCTGGAAAACACTATCTCTGACAGCTGTGCGGTAGCAGAACCCTGCAAATCTGAGCCGTTTTGGGCAGTGCTTGGCCTTTCTGTTCATTAGCAGTGATATGTGAGAGGAAGCGGGGCGCTGAGCTCACCTTGGTGCCCACACTGCTGGGGCTGCCCCACGCGGGGGGCACACCCTGGCCACGCTCCTCCCTCCAGTGGGACGGGGGCCTGTAGCACACGCCCTGGCTTTCGTGGCACGGGAACCCGTTCTGGAAGTCTGCATTGCCTTTACAGGCAACAAGACAAAGCAAGCGATGAAGTTCTACACTAAAGAAATCCATAAAGCACAAAGCTTCATCCTGCTGACGATAGACAGCAGCACatccaaatgtgttttatgttttatgtccTTCCAGGGACCCTTACCCCCAAGCATGTAGTTGCTCTGGTCACAGTACGGGTAGGAGCTGGTGCATTGGCTGTTGGCACTGCTCCAGGGAAAGCTTCAGcgaaaaaaataaccaaaattaaacaaaaaactgcagtgcagaAG includes:
- the LOC118793128 gene encoding toll-like receptor 2, with amino-acid sequence MKVLVLPLSSLFFLCLLPSHSAEWERKKCTQCDKHLFCDCSDQNLVQVPSIPENVQGLNLSHNQIEVLKEDDLQEYAQLKTLYLQNNRIRTIHNRTFASLANLESLDLSYNFLASLSWPWFDQLLSLKRLNLLGNLYTSLGSGFLFRQLSRLRSLRLGNRSFRSMGRSDLVGLRGLDEMVLHGSGLQSYEDGSLGSVGPIGTVTLSLYGPFHSYPALASKILRDVSNPETLLILTDVTLADERSTQPIVELKQKAVRRVIFRNVSVTDSGIVNVMRIMDRSEVSFLGVEDSQLVGHGFWTNASATHPDKMETLYIKNVAIRDFYAFSSLAFLQNVLQFPKSVSIINSNVFLMPCPTSKLLKKLEYLDFSGNLLTDLATKESFCNGEGTLQHLRSLNLSRNSLSSLALMSTLFTNLNQLTSLDLSENDFSDMPAQCAWPSSLQYLNLSTTKLRRITPCVPPSLHILDLNDNDLTEFNLNLPNLIELRISGNKFKKLPPGIFLPSLEVLLVQRNMLSMFGKSDLMDYKKLQELEAGHNKFVCSCGFVAFFQLEVGQLVRLRDGPESYQCDSPTALRGQQVGDTHLSAFECHMVVAVSVLCTLVFLFFFISGVLCYKLHAIWYLKMTWAWLKAKRKRSVNRDDIRYDAFVSYSERDSEWVEEFLVQELENAQPPFRLCLHKRDFLPGGWIADNIMNAMEKSRRTLFVLSRHFVGSEWCRYELEFSHFRLFDENNDTAVLILLEPIAKETIPKRFCKLRKFMNSRTYLEWPEDETQRPMFWHNLKMAIKADEC